A single genomic interval of Zingiber officinale cultivar Zhangliang chromosome 4A, Zo_v1.1, whole genome shotgun sequence harbors:
- the LOC121972899 gene encoding acyl transferase 4-like: MASWVMKVAEELVAPCEPTPCATLALSSIDHALGLAFMLEMISVYPNNNLEHHRHGVSLSAAKVIREALAKALVPYYPVAGRLVSFDDRVEVACNGEGVWFVEAAVTDRSLNDWEAIPRSVVKEELLPSCPPHLNQQEMILMMQVTHFQCGGFVVGLKFNHLVFDGIGVGQFLKAIGEIACGQTHPSIDPVWYRDTIPASPMLSKSSLSLLPAKFDIVNSMYDFSIQTIERLKEKIAKETSNQFTTFEVIAAIIWKCRTQAISAIGDVRLTFAANIRHVLFQLPKAGYYGNCVYPLTITATGEQIMQASLAELVGLIKDAKESLPTKFKEWASGNFKEDPYKISISYNHLTLSDWRWIEFYETDYGWGIPNSISPKTHDFSFTCGILLKQPLPEDGVRLEGQVVMKEHEQRFIDEINKCVNV, encoded by the exons ATGGCGTCCTGGGTGATGAAGGTGGCGGAGGAGCTCGTAGCACCATGTGAGCCAACGCCTTGCGCCACACTCGCTCTCTCTTCCATCGACCATGCCCTGGGGTTGGCTTTCATGCTGGAGATGATCTCCGTGTATCCAAACAATAACCTTGAGCACCATCGTCATGGCGTGTCATTATCGGCGGCGAAGGTCATCCGGGAAGCCTTGGCCAAGGCTCTTGTCCCGTACTACCCCGTAGCAGGCCGCCTTGTCTCCTTCGACGACCGCGTCGAGGTGGCCTGCAATGGCGAGGGCGTTTGGTTTGTGGAGGCGGCGGTGACTGATCGCAGCCTGAATGACTGGGAGGCGATCCCCCGTAGCGTGGTGAAAGAGGAGCTGCTTCCGAGTTGCCCCCCTCATCTGAACCAACAAGAAATGATACTGATGATGCAG GTAACCCATTTTCAATGTGGTGGATTTGTTGTTGGACTCAAATTCAATCACTTGGTGTTTGATGGCATCGGCGTTGGACAATTCTTAAAAGCCATAGGCGAGATTGCTTGCGGTCAAACTCATCCCTCTATCGATCCAGTCTGGTATAGAGACACGATTCCCGCCTCTCCAATGCTCTCAAAGTCATCACTTTCACTTCTCCCAGCCAAGTTTGACATTGTGAATTCCATGTATGATTTCTCGATTCAAACCATCGAAAGATTGAAGGAAAAAATTGCAAAAGAGACATCCAATCAATTCACCACCTTCGAGGTCATCGCTGCAATTATATGGAAATGTCGAACACAGGCAATCAGTGCCATTGGAGATGTGCGCCTCACCTTTGCTGCTAATATTCGTCATGTATTGTTCCAACTGCCAAAGGCCGGCTATTATGGAAATTGTGTCTATCCCTTAACTATCACAGCAACCGGTGAGCAAATCATGCAGGCATCACTTGCAGAATTAGTCGGGCTCATTAAAGATGCTAAAGAAAGTTTACCCACAAAGTTTAAGGAATGGGCTTCAGGCAACTTCAAGGAAGATCCATATAAGATTTCAATTAGCTACAATCATTTGACTTTGTCAGATTGGAGATGGATAGAGTTTTATGAAACAGACTATGGATGGGGAATACCCAACTCTATTTCCCCTAAAACACATGACTTTTCCTTCACTTGTGGCATCCTTCTAAAGCAGCCTTTGCCTGAGGACGGTGTGCGTTTGGAAGGACAAGTAGTCATGAAGGAGCATGAGCAAAGGTTTATTGATGAAATCAACAAATGCGTAAATGTGTAG